In the genome of Acidobacteriota bacterium, the window GTTCCGGTCTTTCCGGCGATCGGATGGCCGCCGGCACTCGCAGCAGCTGCAGTTCCGCCGCCCGCTGTCACGCCGCGCATCATCTGAACCATGGTTAGTGCGACATACTCGCTCGTGACCTTTGAGCTTGCTCCATCGTATTCTTCCAGCAAGCTGCCGTCGCGGTTATAAACCTTGCGGATCAGGTGCGGGGTCATTCTGATACCTTTATTCGGGAATGAAGAATAGGCTGCCGTCATTTCAAGCAGCGAAGCCTCAGAAGCTCCAAGGGCCGAAGGCAAGCTCGGGGCCATCGGATTAGTGATACCAAAGCGGCGCACCATCTGCCCACCGGCCTGGATCCCAACCTGCTCAAGCAGATGAACCGCCGCGATATTATATGATTTCGCAAGAGCGATCTTCATCGGTACATTCCCGTGGCTCAGGCTGCCGTCGTAGTTGTGCGGCGTCCAGCCTCCTCGTTTGATCGGTGCTCCGCTAACGATCATGTCCGGAGTCATTCCGTCCTCGACCGCGGCGGTGTAAATAAATGGCTTATAAGCCGAGCCCGTCTGCCGCAGCCCCTGTGTCGCGTTGTTAAATTTGTTCGTCTGGAAATCGTAACCGCCGACCATACAGACGATCTCACCCGTGTGCGCATTGATCGAGACGATCGACGCCTGGACCTCAGGCACCTGTGAGAGCTCGACTTCGAGCGTCTGATTTTCCTTGTTTACCGACTTGATCTGGAATTCCGCCAGAAATCCTGGCTTCAATTCGTCCTTCGGCCGCTTCCCGCTTCGTCCCATATTACCGGCACGCACTACAGCCTTATATTTTCCAAATCTGACGGCAACCTCATCAGCGCCGGGATTTGCCTTCATAACGAGGCCTTTAATGTACTCGCCTTCCTTATAGTCGTCGCCGTACCAGTCCGGATGCTTGAACGATTCGAGGGTCTTGTTGATCTCTTTTTCGTCCGTCATCGGCTGATCGTTCTCATCGACCAGCAAATTCTTGTAGTCCGAACGCCACGAACGCGGGCGGTCATATTCACGCAGCCGCTGACGAATTGCCTGAGTTGCTATCTTCTGAGCGGCAACATTAATTGTCGAATAGACCTTCAGGCCGCCCTGAGCAACGCGGGTCGTGTATTTTTCTTCGAGATACTTGCGGATCTCCTCGACCGGGTAATCCCAGGCGGTTGATTTTGGCTGTGACTGATAGTAGGCAGTTCCCGCCAGGACGATCGGTTTTGCCTTTGCCGCATCGACCTCGGACTGAGAGTATTTCTCAGGAAAATACTTGGCCATCTGGTCAAGTACGATGTCGCGGCGGGTCCGGGCCTTTTCGAGATTTCGGGTCGGCGAATATTCGGGCGACTTAGGAATTGCCGCAAGCAGTGCCGCTTCCTCCAGGCTCAGATCCTTGACCGATTTTCCAAAATACG includes:
- a CDS encoding PBP1A family penicillin-binding protein; translated protein: MAVDSKKFKTTEAISNGSKKRSWLSSFTFVLTALILALSAGALTGVLASYYLNNSRYSVEVSALATYRPPQVTTIYADDGETILAEFAIEKRIPLKIQDVPDRVTDALLAIEDYRYRDHIGIDPYRIAGVIFKNITTGKTEGASTITQQLAKNLFLYKDQTYSRKVNEWAVALQIERLYTKDQILEMYMNYVFLGAGAYGFEAGSRTYFGKSVKDLSLEEAALLAAIPKSPEYSPTRNLEKARTRRDIVLDQMAKYFPEKYSQSEVDAAKAKPIVLAGTAYYQSQPKSTAWDYPVEEIRKYLEEKYTTRVAQGGLKVYSTINVAAQKIATQAIRQRLREYDRPRSWRSDYKNLLVDENDQPMTDEKEINKTLESFKHPDWYGDDYKEGEYIKGLVMKANPGADEVAVRFGKYKAVVRAGNMGRSGKRPKDELKPGFLAEFQIKSVNKENQTLEVELSQVPEVQASIVSINAHTGEIVCMVGGYDFQTNKFNNATQGLRQTGSAYKPFIYTAAVEDGMTPDMIVSGAPIKRGGWTPHNYDGSLSHGNVPMKIALAKSYNIAAVHLLEQVGIQAGGQMVRRFGITNPMAPSLPSALGASEASLLEMTAAYSSFPNKGIRMTPHLIRKVYNRDGSLLEEYDGASSKVTSEYVALTMVQMMRGVTAGGGTAAAASAGGHPIAGKTGTVNDHTDVWFIGYTPTYTTGVWMGNPLRKENLGNSMTGGHGAVPYFNAFMIPFMKDKPREAFPGPPPMPADVKREMELRKREELEKLEEADVAGRKTGIVFTPGTKLPTTDPLPGDKTADPDLPSTITKPVDTTPDKPPVVRPIVPTSTPRSDPTPEKPVGPKPKGKKGDG